Proteins encoded in a region of the Paenibacillus sp. E222 genome:
- a CDS encoding YitT family protein, protein MIWHFLVIVLGAAAIACGFNWFLVPHQLLSGGVSGISMLLGYFTNLNLSIMYFVLNIPLLIAGWFILGRRFITLSIVSVAATSWFIGLLPVFVVATDPLLSCVFGGVLVGLGTGVSFRVGGSTGGLDIVGSIFTRNRDFPIGTVMAGMNGAIIMLAGYLNDDWNIALASMVSIYITGKVLDLIHISHVKVTLYIITNETEAMLKKLLIRPRGVTKIKTQGAYTDIEKDMLMTVTTRYELVEIKRIIKETDPKAFVNIVETVGVMGSFRRS, encoded by the coding sequence ATGATTTGGCACTTTTTAGTGATCGTATTGGGTGCTGCAGCTATTGCCTGCGGCTTCAACTGGTTTTTGGTTCCCCATCAGCTTCTTAGTGGCGGGGTATCCGGTATTTCCATGCTTCTTGGTTATTTTACAAATTTGAATCTTAGTATAATGTATTTTGTTCTTAACATTCCTCTGCTCATTGCAGGTTGGTTTATTCTTGGACGACGTTTCATTACATTAAGTATTGTTTCGGTAGCGGCCACTTCATGGTTCATCGGGCTTCTGCCTGTTTTTGTTGTGGCAACAGATCCTCTTCTGAGCTGTGTATTTGGCGGCGTATTAGTGGGATTGGGCACCGGAGTTTCCTTTCGAGTAGGCGGATCCACAGGCGGGCTGGACATCGTTGGTTCCATTTTCACCCGTAATCGTGATTTCCCGATTGGTACGGTAATGGCTGGCATGAACGGAGCCATTATTATGCTCGCAGGTTATCTAAATGATGACTGGAACATCGCGCTTGCCTCCATGGTTTCGATCTATATCACAGGCAAAGTACTGGATCTGATTCATATCAGCCATGTCAAAGTCACCTTGTACATTATTACCAATGAAACCGAAGCGATGTTGAAAAAATTGCTTATTCGCCCTCGTGGGGTCACCAAAATTAAGACTCAGGGAGCATATACAGATATCGAAAAGGACATGTTAATGACAGTGACTACTCGCTACGAACTCGTTGAAATCAAACGAATTATCAAGGAAACTGATCCGAAGGCATTTGTTAATATTGTGGAAACAGTTGGAGTTATGGGCTCTTTCCGCCGAAGTTGA
- a CDS encoding putative glycoside hydrolase produces the protein MNMFWALLAMALGTFSGTPGTAEQGNQPFQSLTSSFNTAIIQSQKDQVVIDADNPPAKIDPQPDAPVVKGIYVTAYSAGGSRMTSLLDLMDNTELNSMVIDIKDDLGYITYPTENKTLQEMGKSQPFIRDMDALMKRLQKHDVYPIARVVVFKDTILAKKNPELSFRNKDGSVWANGKGDSFVNPYSKEVWDYNIEIAKEAAKLGFKEIQFDYVRFPEGFETRADALKYTKSDKSRVDIVAEFVQYARKELAPLGVRVSVDIFGYAASVPAAEGIGQDFVKISENVDVISPMVYPSHYSTGWYGVKDPDKDPYTTIKGSMKDTHKKLDPTKELKPVIRPWIQDFTASWLGSGHYIKYGKKQVEDQIRAMKDMDVDEYLLWNASNRYTPDVNYK, from the coding sequence ATGAATATGTTTTGGGCTTTACTGGCTATGGCGTTGGGAACCTTCAGTGGTACACCAGGTACAGCCGAGCAAGGGAATCAACCCTTTCAATCATTAACAAGCAGTTTCAACACCGCCATCATTCAATCTCAAAAAGACCAGGTCGTTATTGATGCGGATAACCCACCTGCCAAAATCGACCCACAACCCGATGCACCCGTTGTCAAAGGCATTTACGTGACGGCTTACAGTGCTGGTGGTTCACGTATGACATCATTACTCGATCTAATGGATAACACCGAGCTCAATTCCATGGTCATTGATATCAAGGACGATCTCGGATACATAACCTACCCTACGGAGAACAAGACGTTACAGGAAATGGGCAAATCCCAGCCTTTTATCCGTGATATGGATGCTTTGATGAAACGTCTGCAAAAACATGATGTTTACCCAATCGCACGAGTTGTCGTATTCAAGGATACAATTCTCGCCAAGAAAAATCCGGAGCTCTCTTTCCGGAATAAGGACGGTTCCGTATGGGCCAATGGCAAAGGCGACAGCTTCGTCAATCCCTACAGCAAGGAAGTATGGGATTACAATATAGAGATTGCCAAGGAAGCTGCCAAATTGGGATTTAAGGAAATCCAGTTCGACTATGTTCGTTTTCCGGAAGGTTTTGAAACGCGTGCAGACGCACTGAAATACACCAAGTCCGACAAGTCCCGGGTCGACATTGTAGCCGAATTCGTGCAGTATGCACGCAAGGAACTTGCACCGCTGGGCGTTCGAGTCTCCGTTGATATATTCGGTTACGCGGCCTCAGTACCCGCAGCCGAGGGTATTGGACAGGATTTTGTGAAAATATCTGAAAATGTGGATGTCATCTCGCCGATGGTTTACCCGAGTCATTACTCCACCGGCTGGTACGGTGTGAAGGACCCTGACAAAGACCCTTATACGACCATCAAAGGCTCCATGAAAGATACACATAAGAAGCTTGATCCAACCAAGGAGCTTAAACCCGTTATTCGCCCATGGATTCAGGACTTTACCGCAAGCTGGCTAGGCAGTGGACATTACATCAAATACGGCAAAAAACAGGTAGAGGACCAGATCCGAGCAATGAAAGACATGGATGTGGATGAGTACCTGCTATGGAATGCCTCCAATCGTTATACACCAGACGTAAACTATAAATAA
- a CDS encoding MATE family efflux transporter produces the protein MITTSFSQKVKQFLIIFLPIFTTQIALSAMSFFDTNMSGKFSPADLAGVAIGTSLWLPVQTGLSGILIGITPVVSHLLGSKRNDKIGHSVIQALYLGVAVGIVVLAAGTLLLSPILNGMPLEPRVAQVAFYFLCALAFGIIPLFGYTVLRSFMDALGQTRITMMITLVSLPVNIFLNYLLIFGRWGFPQLGGVGAGVATASTYWLIFLLSLFFVHRIEPFAQYGIFRNLPNVSLTKWKELLKIGVPIGFATFFETSIFAAVTLLMSRFDTITIAAHQAALNFASTLYMLPVSICMALTILVGYEAGAGRVRDAKQYSLLGIGGAIGLSLLTAVVLLVFGEQIAGVYSNDREVIALTKHFLIYAIFFQISDAIATPTQGALRGYKDVNPALIITFVAYWIIGLPVGYITATYTSLGAFGYWVGLIAGLAVGATALLWRLFLVQKQASIRMVENK, from the coding sequence ATGATCACCACCAGCTTTTCTCAAAAAGTAAAGCAATTCCTGATTATATTTCTACCCATCTTCACCACACAAATCGCCCTCTCTGCCATGTCGTTTTTCGATACCAATATGTCAGGCAAGTTCTCCCCGGCTGATCTTGCGGGTGTCGCCATCGGCACAAGTCTGTGGTTGCCGGTGCAGACAGGACTAAGTGGTATTCTGATTGGCATTACACCTGTCGTCTCCCATCTGCTCGGTTCGAAGCGTAATGACAAGATTGGTCATAGCGTCATTCAAGCATTATATCTCGGTGTGGCGGTCGGAATCGTCGTTCTGGCAGCAGGCACATTGCTGCTCAGTCCGATTCTAAACGGAATGCCCTTGGAGCCGCGGGTTGCCCAAGTCGCTTTCTATTTCCTGTGTGCTTTGGCTTTTGGGATCATCCCCCTTTTCGGTTACACTGTGCTGCGAAGTTTTATGGATGCACTGGGCCAGACACGGATCACCATGATGATTACGCTAGTCTCGCTGCCTGTAAACATCTTCCTGAACTATTTACTTATCTTTGGACGCTGGGGCTTCCCCCAACTGGGAGGTGTCGGAGCAGGTGTGGCTACGGCAAGTACATACTGGCTCATTTTTCTCCTCAGCCTTTTTTTCGTACACCGTATTGAGCCCTTTGCCCAATACGGGATCTTTCGAAATTTGCCCAACGTTTCATTGACCAAATGGAAAGAGCTGCTCAAGATCGGCGTCCCCATCGGTTTCGCTACTTTTTTTGAAACCTCTATCTTTGCAGCAGTCACATTATTAATGAGCCGGTTCGACACGATTACGATTGCTGCCCACCAGGCGGCCCTGAATTTCGCTTCTACGCTGTATATGCTGCCTGTGAGTATATGTATGGCCCTTACGATTCTAGTAGGCTATGAGGCGGGCGCAGGGCGTGTGAGAGACGCAAAGCAATACAGCCTCCTGGGTATCGGAGGCGCCATTGGGCTCTCTCTGTTAACAGCTGTGGTATTACTGGTATTCGGGGAACAAATTGCAGGCGTGTACTCGAATGATCGCGAGGTTATTGCTTTGACAAAGCATTTCCTGATTTACGCCATCTTTTTTCAAATCTCTGATGCCATTGCCACCCCAACGCAGGGAGCACTTCGGGGCTACAAAGACGTGAATCCTGCATTGATCATAACGTTTGTCGCATACTGGATCATCGGTCTACCTGTCGGCTACATCACGGCTACGTATACTTCACTCGGCGCCTTTGGATACTGGGTTGGACTGATTGCAGGCCTTGCCGTTGGGGCAACGGCGCTTCTATGGAGATTGTTCCTTGTGCAGAAGCAAGCCTCGATTCGTATGGTCGAAAATAAATAG
- the pfkA gene encoding 6-phosphofructokinase — protein MTAVKKIAVLTSGGDSQGMNAAVRAVVRSGLFHGLEVYGVQRGYQGLLNNDIFPMDLRSVGDIIQRGGTVLQSARCKEFYTAEGQQKGADILRARGIDGLVVIGGDGSYNGANKLSKLGINTMGLPGTIDNDVSFTDYTIGFDTAVSVVVDAVNKLRDTMSSHERSSIVEVMGRHCGDIALHAGLASGAETILVPEVPFDMDEVADRMKANFAHGKRHSIIIVAEGVGKGEDVAKELMERCPTYEPRVTVLGHIQRGGTPTPFDRNLASRLGDFAVRSLIAGETDKGCGIIKGELTLTDIDKVVNTKKDFDMETYQLAQRLSQ, from the coding sequence ATGACAGCAGTAAAGAAAATCGCAGTTTTAACGAGCGGTGGTGATTCACAAGGGATGAACGCGGCTGTTCGTGCGGTTGTTCGCAGCGGACTGTTTCACGGTCTCGAAGTGTACGGGGTTCAACGTGGATACCAAGGTCTTTTGAATAACGATATTTTCCCAATGGACTTGCGGAGTGTAGGGGATATCATCCAGCGTGGGGGAACGGTTCTTCAATCGGCACGCTGCAAGGAATTCTATACCGCTGAAGGTCAGCAGAAAGGTGCAGACATTCTGCGTGCACGCGGCATTGACGGCCTGGTTGTTATTGGTGGGGACGGTTCTTACAACGGCGCCAACAAACTGAGCAAGCTGGGTATCAACACGATGGGTCTTCCGGGAACGATTGATAATGACGTTTCTTTCACCGATTACACGATCGGATTCGATACAGCAGTAAGCGTAGTAGTAGATGCAGTTAACAAATTGCGCGATACCATGTCTTCACACGAACGTTCTTCCATCGTTGAAGTTATGGGTCGTCACTGTGGCGATATCGCTTTACATGCAGGACTCGCATCAGGTGCAGAAACGATTCTTGTACCGGAAGTTCCGTTTGACATGGACGAAGTGGCAGATCGCATGAAAGCCAACTTTGCACATGGTAAACGTCACAGTATCATCATCGTAGCTGAAGGCGTGGGCAAAGGTGAGGATGTAGCAAAAGAACTGATGGAACGCTGCCCAACGTATGAGCCACGTGTAACTGTCTTGGGTCACATTCAGCGTGGAGGTACGCCAACTCCGTTTGACCGTAACCTTGCCAGCCGTCTGGGAGATTTCGCCGTACGCAGTCTGATTGCAGGGGAGACAGACAAAGGTTGCGGTATTATCAAGGGTGAACTGACCCTGACGGATATTGATAAAGTTGTTAATACCAAAAAAGATTTCGATATGGAGACTTACCAGCTTGCACAGCGTTTGTCCCAATAA